The Myxocyprinus asiaticus isolate MX2 ecotype Aquarium Trade chromosome 26, UBuf_Myxa_2, whole genome shotgun sequence genome has a window encoding:
- the lgals4 gene encoding uncharacterized protein lgals4 isoform X39 — protein MALYLQGVVPTNADQFAINFKTGQSDKDDIAFHFNPRMGSKVAMNSFRNGGWQTEESASENPFKKGDAFEMFIVPKPEGYQVYVNGKEHYMFKHRIPLEKVTSLNILGHIAAKLFGFIENWSIPSFTKEAKTTVTSLGSSHWGLSPTQSEVLHPVQNPILPYVGTIPGGLRAGMALYLQGVVPTNADQFAINFKTGQSDKDDIAFHFNPRMGSKVAMNSFRNGGWQTEESASENPFKKGDAFEMFIVPKPEGYQVYVNGKEHYMFKHRIPLEKVTSLNILGHVAAKLFGFIENWSIPSFTKEAKTTVTSLGSSHWGLSPTQSEVLHPVQNPILPYVGTIPGGLRAGMALYLQGVVPTNADQFAINFKTGQSDKDDIAFHFSPRMGSKVAMNSFRNGGWQTEESASENPFKKGDAFEMFIVPKPEGYQVYVNGKEHYMFKHRIPLENVKALNILGHIAAKLFGFIENWSIPSFTKEAKTTVTSLGSSHWGLSPTQSEVLHPVQNPILPYVGTIPGGLRAGMALYLQGVVPTNADQFAINFKTGQSDKDDIAFHFNPRMGSKVAMNSFRNGGWQTEESASENPFKKGDAFEMFIVPKPEGYQVYVNGKEHYMFKHRIPLENVKALNILGHVAAKLFGFIENWSIPSFTNEAKTTVTSLGSSHWGLSPTQSEVLHPVQNPILPYVGTIPGGLRAGMALYLQGVVPTNADQFAINFKTGQSDKDDIAFHFNPRMGSKVAMNSFRNGGWQTEESASENPFKKGDAFEMFIVPKPEGYQVYVNGKEHYMFKHRIPLENVKALNILGHVAAKLFGFIENWSIPSFTKEAKTTVTSLGSSHWGLSPTQSEVLHPVQNPILPYVGTIPGGLRAGMAMYLQGVVPTNADQFAINFKTGQSDKDDIAFHFNPRMGSKVAMNSFRNGGWQTEESASENPFKKGDAFEMFIVPKPEGYQVFVNGKEHYMFKHRIPLEKVTSLNILGHIAAKLFGFIENWRIPSFTKEAKTTITSLSSSHWGLSPTQSEVLHPVQNPILPYVGTIPGGLRAGMALYLQGVVPTNADQFAINFQTGQSDKDDIAFHFNPRIGSKVAMNSFRNGGWQTEESASENPFKKGDAFEMFIVPKPEGYQVYVNGKEHYMFKHRIPLENVKALNILGHIAAKLFGFIENWSIPSFNKEAKTTVTSLGSSHWGLSPTQSEVLHPVQNPILPYVGTIPGGLRAGMALYLQGVVPTNADQFAINFKTGQSDKDDIAFHFNPRMGSKVAMNSFRNGGWQTEESASENPFKKGDAFEMFIVPKPEGYQVYVNGKEHYMFKHRIPLENVKALNILGHVAAKLFGFIENWSIPSFTKEAKTTVTSLGSSHWGLSPTQSEVLHPVQNPILPYVGTIPGGLRAGMALYLQGVVPTNADQFAINFKTGQSDKDDIAFHFNPRMGSKVAMNSFRNGGWQTEESASENPFKKGDAFEMFIVPKPEGYQVYVNGKEHYMFKHRIPLENVKALNILGHVAAKLFGFIENWSIPSFTKEAKTTVTSLGRSHWGLSPTQSEVLHPVQNPILPYVGTIPGGLRAGMALYLQGVVPTNADQFAINFKTGQSDKDDIAFHFNPRMGSKMAMNSFRNGGWQTEESASENPFKKGDAFEMFIVPKPEGYQVFVNGKEHYMFKHRIPLEKVTSLNILGHIAAKLFGFIENWRIPSFTKEAKTTITSLSSSHWGLSPTQSEVLHPVQNPILPYVGTIPGGLRAGMALYLQGVVPTNADQFAINFQTGQSDKDDIAFHFNPRMGSKVAMNSFRNGGWQTEESASENPFKKGDAFEMFIVPKPEGYQVYVNGKEHYMFKHRVPLEKVSALHINGNVALNFFGFIENWSISSFTKEAKTTITSLGSTHWSLSTIQSEILHPVHSPTLPYVGPIAGGLRAGMALYMQGVVAHNADRFSINFKTGQSDKDDIAFHFNPRMGNKVIMNSFRKGGWQTEEYASENPFKKGEAFDILIVITSDGYKVHVKGQQHCMFKHRIPLEKVTTLHILGNVSISFFGFIMDK, from the exons ATGGCCTTGTACTTGCAGGGAGTTGTTCCAACTAATGCTGACCA GTTCGCAATAAATTTCAAGACTGGACAGTCTGACAAGGATGATATAGCTTTCCACTTCAACCCACGAATGGGAAGCAAAGTGGCCATGAACAGCTTCAGGAATGGAGGATGGCAGACTGAGGAATCTGCCTCTGAAAACCCCTTCAAAAAGGGAGatgcttttgaaatgtttatcgtcCCCAAACCTGAAGGATATCAG GTATATGTGAATGGCAAGGAGCACTACATGTTTAAGCACCGTATACCTCTGGAAAAAGTGACATCATTAAATATCCTTGGACATATTGCCGCAAAGCTTTTTGGCTTCATAGAA AACTGGAGCATACCTTCATTTACTAAGGAAGCCAAGACAACAGTCACCAGTCTGGGCAGCTCACACTGGGGTCTTTCACCCACACAGTCAGAGGTCTTACACCCGGTCCAAAATCCT ATCCTTCCCTATGTGGGCACAATTCCTGGAGGACTTAGAGCAGGAATGGCCTTGTACTTGCAGGGAGTTGTTCCAACTAATGCTGACCA GTTCGCAATAAATTTCAAGACTGGACAGTCTGACAAGGATGATATAGCTTTCCACTTCAACCCACGAATGGGAAGCAAAGTGGCCATGAACAGCTTCAGGAATGGAGGATGGCAGACTGAGGAATCTGCCTCTGAAAACCCCTTCAAAAAGGGAGatgcttttgaaatgtttatcgtcCCCAAACCTGAAGGATATCAG GTATATGTGAATGGCAAGGAGCACTACATGTTTAAGCACCGTATACCTCTGGAAAAAGTGACATCATTAAATATCCTTGGACATGTTGCCGCAAAGCTTTTTGGCTTCATAGAA AACTGGAGCATACCTTCATTTACTAAGGAAGCCAAGACAACAGTCACCAGTCTGGGCAGCTCACACTGGGGTCTTTCACCCACACAGTCAGAGGTCTTACACCCGGTCCAAAATCCT ATCCTTCCCTATGTGGGCACAATTCCTGGAGGACTTAGAGCAGGAATGGCCTTGTACTTGCAGGGAGTTGTTCCAACTAATGCTGACCA GTTCGCAATAAATTTCAAGACTGGACAGTCTGACAAGGATGATATAGCTTTCCACTTCAGCCCCCGAATGGGCAGCAAGGTGGCCATGAACAGCTTCAGGAATGGAGGATGGCAGACTGAGGAATCTGCCTCTGAAAACCCCTTCAAAAAGGGAGatgcttttgaaatgtttatcgtcCCCAAACCTGAAGGATATCAG GTATATGTGAATGGCAAGGAGCACTACATGTTTAAGCACCGTATACCTCTGGAAAACGTGAAAGCATTAAATATCCTTGGACATATTGCCGCAAAGCTTTTTGGCTTCATAGAA AACTGGAGCATACCTTCATTTACTAAGGAAGCCAAAACAACAGTCACCAGTCTGGGCAGCTCACACTGGGGTCTTTCACCCACACAGTCAGAGGTCTTACACCCGGTCCAAAATCCT ATCCTTCCCTATGTGGGCACAATTCCTGGAGGACTTAGAGCAGGAATGGCCTTGTACTTGCAGGGAGTTGTTCCAACTAATGCTGACCA GTTCGCAATAAATTTCAAGACTGGACAGTCTGACAAGGATGATATAGCTTTCCACTTCAACCCACGAATGGGCAGCAAAGTGGCCATGAACAGCTTCAGGAATGGAGGATGGCAGACTGAGGAATCTGCCTCTGAAAACCCCTTCAAAAAGGGAGatgcttttgaaatgtttatcgtcCCCAAACCTGAAGGATATCAG GTATATGTGAATGGCAAGGAGCACTACATGTTTAAGCACCGTATACCTCTGGAAAACGTGAAAGCATTAAATATCCTTGGACATGTTGCCGCAAAGCTTTTTGGCTTCATAGAA AACTGGAGCATACCTTCATTTACTAATGAAGCCAAGACAACAGTCACCAGTCTTGGCAGCTCACACTGGGGTCTTTCACCCACACAGTCAGAGGTCTTACACCCGGTCCAAAATCCT ATCCTTCCGTATGTGGGCACAATTCCTGGAGGACTTAGAGCAGGAATGGCCTTGTACTTGCAGGGAGTTGTTCCAACTAATGCTGACCA GTTCGCAATAAATTTCAAGACTGGACAGTCTGACAAGGATGATATAGCTTTCCACTTCAACCCACGAATGGGCAGCAAAGTGGCCATGAACAGCTTCAGGAATGGAGGATGGCAGACTGAGGAATCTGCCTCTGAAAACCCCTTCAAAAAGGGAGatgcttttgaaatgtttatcgtcCCCAAACCTGAAGGATATCAG GTGTATGTGAATGGCAAGGAGCACTACATGTTTAAGCACCGTATACCTCTGGAAAACGTGAAAGCATTAAATATCCTTGGACATGTTGCCGCAAAGCTTTTTGGCTTCATAGAA AACTGGAGCATACCTTCATTTACTAAGGAAGCCAAGACAACAGTCACCAGTCTGGGCAGCTCACACTGGGGTCTTTCACCCACACAGTCAGAGGTCTTACACCCGGTCCAAAATCCT ATCCTTCCCTATGTGGGCACAATTCCTGGAGGACTTAGAGCAGGAATGGCCATGTACTTGCAGGGAGTTGTTCCAACTAATGCTGACCA GTTCGCAATAAATTTCAAGACTGGACAATCTGACAAGGATGATATAGCTTTCCACTTCAACCCCCGAATGGGCAGCAAGGTGGCCATGAACAGCTTCAGGAATGGAGGATGGCAGACTGAGGAATCTGCCTCTGAAAACCCCTTCAAAAAGGGAGatgcttttgaaatgtttatcgtcCCCAAACCTGAAGGATATCAG GTATTTGTGAATGGCAAGGAGCACTACATGTTTAAGCACCGTATACCTCTGGAAAAAGTGACATCATTAAATATCCTTGGACATATTGCCGCAAAGCTTTTTGGCTTCATAGAA AACTGGAGAATACCTTCATTTACTAAGGAAGCCAAGACAACAATCACCAGTCTGAGCAGCTCACACTGGGGTCTTTCACCCACACAGTCAGAGGTCTTACACCCGGTCCAAAATCCT ATCCTTCCCTATGTGGGCACAATTCCTGGAGGACTTAGAGCAGGAATGGCCTTGTACTTGCAGGGAGTTGTTCCAACTAATGCTGACCA GTTCGCAATAAATTTCCAGACTGGACAGTCTGACAAGGATGATATAGCTTTCCACTTCAACCCCCGAATTGGCAGCAAGGTGGCCATGAACAGCTTCAGGAATGGAGGATGGCAGACTGAGGAATCTGCCTCTGAAAACCCCTTCAAAAAGGGAGatgcttttgaaatgtttatcgtcCCCAAACCTGAAGGATATCAG GTATATGTGAATGGCAAGGAGCACTACATGTTTAAGCACCGTATACCTCTGGAAAACGTGAAAGCATTAAATATCCTTGGACATATTGCCGCAAAGCTTTTTGGCTTCATAGAA AACTGGAGCATACCTTCATTTAATAAGGAAGCCAAGACAACAGTCACCAGTCTGGGCAGCTCACACTGGGGTCTTTCACCCACACAGTCAGAGGTCTTACACCCGGTCCAAAATCCT ATCCTTCCCTATGTGGGCACAATTCCTGGAGGACTTAGAGCAGGAATGGCCTTGTACTTGCAGGGAGTTGTTCCAACTAATGCTGACCA GTTCGCAATAAATTTCAAGACTGGACAGTCTGACAAGGATGATATAGCTTTCCACTTCAACCCACGAATGGGAAGCAAAGTGGCCATGAACAGCTTCAGGAATGGAGGATGGCAGACTGAGGAATCTGCCTCTGAAAACCCCTTCAAAAAGGGAGatgcttttgaaatgtttatcgtcCCCAAACCTGAAGGATATCAG GTATATGTGAATGGCAAGGAGCACTACATGTTTAAGCACCGTATACCTCTGGAAAACGTGAAAGCATTAAATATCCTTGGACATGTTGCCGCAAAGCTTTTTGGCTTCATAGAA AACTGGAGCATACCTTCATTTACTAAGGAAGCCAAGACAACAGTCACCAGTCTTGGCAGCTCACACTGGGGTCTTTCACCCACACAGTCAGAGGTCTTACACCCGGTCCAAAATCCT ATCCTTCCCTATGTGGGCACAATTCCTGGAGGACTTAGAGCAGGAATGGCCTTGTACTTGCAGGGAGTTGTTCCAACTAATGCTGACCA GTTCGCAATAAATTTCAAGACTGGACAGTCTGACAAGGATGATATAGCTTTCCACTTCAACCCACGAATGGGAAGCAAAGTGGCCATGAACAGCTTCAGGAATGGAGGATGGCAGACTGAGGAATCTGCCTCTGAAAACCCCTTCAAAAAGGGAGatgcttttgaaatgtttatcgtcCCCAAACCTGAAGGATATCAG GTATATGTGAATGGCAAGGAGCACTACATGTTTAAGCACCGTATACCTCTGGAAAACGTGAAAGCATTAAATATCCTTGGACATGTTGCCGCAAAGCTTTTTGGCTTCATAGAA AACTGGAGCATACCTTCATTTACTAAGGAAGCCAAGACAACAGTCACCAGTCTGGGCAGATCACACTGGGGTCTTTCACCCACACAGTCAGAGGTCTTACACCCGGTCCAAAATCCT ATCCTTCCCTATGTGGGCACAATTCCTGGAGGACTTAGAGCAGGAATGGCCTTGTACTTGCAGGGAGTTGTTCCAACTAATGCTGACCA GTTCGCAATAAATTTCAAGACTGGACAATCTGACAAGGATGATATAGCTTTCCACTTCAACCCCCGAATGGGCAGCAAGATGGCCATGAACAGCTTCAGGAATGGAGGATGGCAGACTGAGGAATCTGCCTCTGAAAACCCCTTCAAAAAGGGAGatgcttttgaaatgtttatcgtcCCCAAACCTGAAGGATATCAG GTATTTGTGAATGGCAAGGAGCACTACATGTTTAAGCACCGTATACCTCTGGAAAAAGTGACATCATTAAATATCCTTGGACATATTGCCGCAAAGCTGTTTGGCTTCATAGAA AACTGGAGAATACCTTCATTTACTAAGGAAGCCAAGACAACAATCACCAGTCTGAGCAGCTCACACTGGGGTCTTTCACCCACACAGTCAGAGGTCTTACACCCGGTCCAAAATCCT ATCCTTCCCTATGTGGGCACAATTCCTGGAGGACTTAGAGCAGGAATGGCCTTGTACTTGCAGGGAGTTGTTCCAACTAATGCTGACCA GTTCGCAATAAATTTCCAGACTGGACAGTCTGACAAGGATGATATAGCTTTCCACTTCAACCCCCGAATGGGCAGCAAGGTGGCCATGAACAGCTTCAGGAATGGAGGATGGCAGACTGAGGAATCTGCCTCTGAAAACCCCTTCAAAAAGGGAGatgcttttgaaatgtttatcgtcCCCAAACCTGAAGGATATCAG GTATATGTGAATGGCAAGGAGCACTACATGTTTAAGCACCGTGTACCTCTGGAAAAAGTGTCAGCATTACATATAAATGGAAATGTTGCCTTAAACTTTTTTGGCTTCATAGAA AACTGGAGCATATCTTCATTTACTAAGGAAGCCAAGACAACAATCACCAGTCTGGGCAGCACACACTGGAGTCTTTCCACTATACAGTCAGAGATCTTACATCCAGTCCATAGTCCT ACCCTTCCCTATGTGGGCCCAATTGCCGGGGGTCTGAGAGCAGGGATGGCCTTGTACATGCAGGGAGTTGTTGCTCATAATGCAGACCG GTTTTCAATAAATTTCAAGACTGGACAGTCTGACAAGGATGATATTGCTTTCCACTTCAACCCCCGAATGGGCAACAAGGTGATCATGAACAGCTTCAGGAAGGGAGGATGGCAGACTGAGGAATATGCCTCTGAAAACCCCTTCAAAAAGGGAGAAGCATTTGATATACTCATTGTCATCACATCTGATGGATACAAG GTACATGTGAAAGGCCAACAACACTGCATGTTCAAGCACCGCATTCCTTTGGAAAAAGTTACTACACTTCATATCCTTGGGAATGTCTCCATCAGCTTCTTTGGTTTTATCATG GATAAGTGA